The Capsicum annuum cultivar UCD-10X-F1 chromosome 1, UCD10Xv1.1, whole genome shotgun sequence sequence TGTAATTTTAAGGTATCGTACCTTGGAAATTAAGAATCTTTCTTGTGATTAGTAATAGGCTAATAACAATTGGCAGATAAGTACAAGGCGGTATGTGTGAACTGTGACCACACTCATAATCTTCAACATAAACTACATATATAAATCAATTGAACAGTTACAGAACTATATAGTTAGTAAGTTCTCATTTACTGTTGAAATAATAATTGGTGCAATGATGCTCTTCATTCATTGATTCAAAATCACCTCATTTGGCTCATGGTTAGTTTTGTTTATCCTTTTGAAGCATTGTAATCCTCTAGtatgataaaaatatgataatctTTTGAAGTATGATAAAATTGTAGATTCTCACACATTCCTAATATATCAGCAACTGCCTCATGATTCTCCACAATATTCCACCCATTCATAACAAGATAATATTCTCAACTAAGTCTAGTAAAGTACCCACAAAAACAAAACAGATAAAAAAGCTCAGTTCACTACACAAATGGAAATTAGTTAAAGAAATTCAATTTCCTTCCATGATATATTTTCCATAGCTAATTCATGGCAAGTTGCTGAATATTCATGGGATAAACAGCATCAGGTCCACCATTGAAAGCCTTCCTTCCGAACAAGACGTTTACTGCCTCAGTTGGATGAAATGCATCCCAAAAAATGTATTGTTCCCTGTTTGAACATGGTGTTTGGAATGGTAGACATGTTATTTGCCCTCTATTTCTCCCTACCCCACAGCATCCAAGATTTACTTCACTAAATCCTGTTACATACATCATTAACAAAGTTGAAAAGAGTAATTTAGTTAGCATTTGCTTCCAAGGAtaataatattttacaatatCCAAGAGATTGACTGACCATATTGTTGGGAATTAGTAAGGAGATCTTGGAACATATTCCTGATGTTAATGTAAGAAAATTTGAAGCCAGGGAGATTGGTGTTTAGGTTGGTGAGCATTGATCTAACATTGTTATGGAATGGAAGAACAAGTTGATTCACTTCCTGTGAACATGCACCATTTGGACTTTGTGCAAGAATGCTTGGAATACACCCCATTAGTCCTACTCCACCTATCACAAATTTTCTTGCTCCTAAATTATATAATCTCTGcaattttcaagaattgaaggaggaaaaaaaaaagagaagaaaaaagttaGTTAATAAATTAAGTGGTAAGCAAGTACTAGTTTAGGGTGTGTTGGGGTATGAAGGGAAATGCTttccacaaaaaaatatttttctgaaaaaagaATAATGTCTTATTATATTCTGGTATTTGGTGAGTAAGCAAATATTATCTCAAAagtatctatatataatataggAAAATACTATGAAGGGTGTGGGGCTAGAGTGGTCAAGGGGTGGCGGGGTTGGATTGAGAGCGTTGGAATATGGGCGGGAGTCAATTTTAGTTTCTCACTTGTGCAATTTGTTTTTCCTATTCTCTTTAAGGAAGCCATTTCttgatttttaagaaatttaCTTTCCTAAAGAATATATTTTTCCGAAAAATGTTTTCTATGCCAAACACATCCTTAGAGTAAGCTCTCGGGAGAAAATGAAGACGGAATATTATTATTCTTTAGAAGAAAAAGAGAACATccaattttttcattaattagtaTAAGAAATTTGGAAAGTAAAGTAATACTTATTGAAATCACAAGAAGAGAAAATATGAGACAAAAAGAGAATCTTACTATAAGCTGTTGATTATACTGCTGAGTCAAGAGATTAGCATATTCTTGAGCATTATATTGATTCTTTGTATTATAATTAGGCATAAGATAATTATTAAGGTAGTCATTGCTTCCCATTCCAACAAAGAAAATAGATTTTGCTAGTGCCTCTGCCACATCTGttgctccattattgtttctGATTTGGTTCAATGTATTCTCAAAATTtgtgatttgttggttgaatgGAATGCGCCCCACCTGTATAAAATTAGtaatataaaattcaataattaGTTATTACATGCAAGATGTTACTGAAAATAAAACTAACTTGAACTTCTAGTAAAAAGTAAAAAGCGTAAAGGCACTTGGGTAGGTGTAGTGTACGTATTTAACTTCATTTATTTGTACATGGATTTATTGTTCCTACATCACAGTATCATCCATTGAGTTGTACTTGTTGAGTTTGATGCATCATTGATAAGATCCTTAAAAGGGTTACCAACCAAAATTGTGACAGGTTGGCTATGATCCTTCTACccttaattaaaaattttgagtttgagttcagaatataaaataatattttcctcTTAAATGAGACATACTCAACCTGAATTCACATTAATGGAGGTTCAATATATGTGTCAATTCCTTCGGTGAAACACCAAAAAACAAATCCTTAAGGGTTGCAGGGACACATggtctatatttttctttgtttcttttatcCAAACGCCTACTTACATTTTTGAATTCCACTTTTATGCACTAGTCGTGTAAAATACTTCTTACACTAACATGTCATTGAAGAAGATAAATACAGACAGTTTCACATTATGAGTGAAATTAATAACCcaaaaaatatggtaaaacccCCTTCTATAACTGGATAAACTACATCAACGgagcaatttaaaaaaaaaataaaaaattacaataatagtatatacaatttttttttcatcggCAATTTCTTTTAAAAAGTTTTGCTTTGAGGTTGGGATAATTGGTGGATTCTAGATAAATTAAAGTGCCATTTCTCTGTTCGTTTTAACTTTTTTAACTAGGTATATAtatattgccaaaaaaaaaaaagtgccaTTTCTCTGTTCGTTTTAACTTTTTT is a genomic window containing:
- the LOC107838691 gene encoding GDSL esterase/lipase At1g71691, giving the protein MAYDFRLFPLCFMLFVLLVNNNNVICQEEGAARSAMVPAMFIFGDSLIDNGNNNNLASLAKANYFPYGIDFNGGPTGRFSNGLTMVDVIAELLGLPLIPAYSQASGDQMRFGINYASAAAGILDNTGRNFVGRIPFNQQITNFENTLNQIRNNNGATDVAEALAKSIFFVGMGSNDYLNNYLMPNYNTKNQYNAQEYANLLTQQYNQQLIRLYNLGARKFVIGGVGLMGCIPSILAQSPNGACSQEVNQLVLPFHNNVRSMLTNLNTNLPGFKFSYINIRNMFQDLLTNSQQYGFSEVNLGCCGVGRNRGQITCLPFQTPCSNREQYIFWDAFHPTEAVNVLFGRKAFNGGPDAVYPMNIQQLAMN